Proteins encoded in a region of the Stieleria neptunia genome:
- the hisI gene encoding phosphoribosyl-AMP cyclohydrolase, whose amino-acid sequence MIDVSAAVDFSRGADGLLPAIAQDADSDRVLMMAWMNEEAFRETLATGQAVYYSRSRQALWRKGETSGHRQSVKEIRVDCDRDTILLRVEQVGAACHEGFQSCFFRAVDPHDASLTTVDPRLVDPKQVYGT is encoded by the coding sequence GTGATCGACGTCTCCGCCGCAGTAGATTTTTCTCGAGGCGCCGACGGTTTGTTGCCGGCGATCGCGCAAGATGCCGACAGCGACCGCGTTCTGATGATGGCCTGGATGAACGAAGAAGCGTTTCGGGAGACGCTGGCGACCGGTCAAGCCGTCTATTACAGCCGCAGCCGCCAAGCTCTGTGGCGGAAGGGTGAAACCAGCGGGCATCGCCAGAGCGTCAAAGAGATCCGCGTGGATTGCGATCGCGACACGATCCTGTTGCGCGTCGAACAGGTCGGGGCCGCCTGTCACGAGGGATTCCAAAGTTGTTTCTTTCGCGCGGTCGACCCCCACGACGCCTCGCTGACCACCGTCGACCCGCGATTGGTCGACCCGAAGCAGGTCTATGGAACCTAA
- a CDS encoding redoxin domain-containing protein translates to MMDRSTRRPPLVNVNARRQRRSWDACFVPPTLRGRLLSRWLGVGIFAAAAAVQAGLACPAAAQSPTAAQALSLKPLQQDANYELVPAGQVAKCTVSDITEEGQNGWEVTGPDGHLLRRFVDTNGDKKIDLWSYYNYGVEAYRDIDGDFNGKADQYRWLGNTGTRWGVDQDEDGRIDAWRRISAEEVSAEVVAALREQDPRRFARLLATPTELKSLGLGEAKLAELEMKAKLAAREFAELAQSQTSIGPESEWLQFAAPAPGLVPEGTDGSTKDVVVYENVVAMYENGGRSGQLMVGTLVQVGDRWRMVSLPNVGSDDGALTQSSGLFFTPGGAATAATPASDSALQTLVTQLESLDKKLASAPEAGLPALHAARADLVEKLIAGSGNDEDRATWTRQLVDTVSVAVQSGQYPEGLDRLKRVAGKFARANETLAAYADYQAIQAEYVLKQTPDADFEKVQLWYLEALAAFVDAHPRTIESAQAMLQLALAKEFEDDEKEALAYYRKVRDGYKGTEAGEKAAGAVRRLESVGRKIELEGTTLDGKSFKLSQLRGRPVIVHYWATWCEPCKQDMKLLSRLQGRYKRQGLTLVGINVDARRGDAEAFVRENRLPWIQLFEEGGLESSRLSKAFGVQTLPTMMLVDKDGTVVRHNVRAAELDAVIEEMVK, encoded by the coding sequence ATGATGGATCGTTCCACTCGGCGACCTCCCCTGGTCAACGTCAACGCTCGACGCCAACGGCGCAGTTGGGATGCGTGTTTCGTGCCGCCCACGTTACGCGGCAGGCTGCTTTCCAGGTGGCTTGGCGTAGGCATTTTCGCTGCTGCAGCGGCCGTTCAGGCCGGTTTGGCCTGCCCCGCGGCCGCGCAGAGCCCCACCGCGGCCCAGGCACTTTCTCTCAAACCGCTGCAACAAGACGCCAACTACGAGCTCGTTCCGGCCGGGCAAGTGGCCAAGTGCACGGTCAGCGACATCACCGAAGAGGGCCAAAACGGTTGGGAAGTGACCGGACCGGACGGCCATCTGCTGCGTCGCTTCGTCGACACCAACGGCGACAAAAAGATCGACCTGTGGTCGTACTACAACTACGGCGTGGAGGCCTATCGAGACATCGACGGGGATTTCAACGGCAAAGCCGACCAGTATCGGTGGCTGGGAAACACCGGCACCCGCTGGGGGGTGGATCAGGACGAAGACGGCCGCATCGATGCTTGGCGGCGGATCTCGGCCGAAGAGGTTTCCGCCGAAGTCGTTGCCGCGCTCCGCGAACAGGACCCACGGCGCTTCGCCCGCTTGTTGGCCACCCCCACGGAACTGAAATCCTTGGGGCTGGGAGAAGCCAAGCTGGCCGAGCTGGAAATGAAGGCCAAGCTGGCCGCCCGCGAGTTCGCCGAGTTGGCCCAGTCACAAACCTCCATCGGCCCCGAATCCGAGTGGCTTCAATTCGCAGCCCCCGCACCCGGATTGGTCCCCGAGGGCACCGACGGCAGCACGAAAGACGTGGTGGTCTACGAAAACGTCGTCGCGATGTACGAAAATGGCGGCCGAAGTGGGCAATTGATGGTCGGAACGCTGGTTCAGGTCGGTGACCGCTGGCGAATGGTGTCACTGCCGAACGTCGGCAGCGACGACGGCGCGCTGACCCAGTCCAGCGGACTGTTCTTTACCCCCGGCGGTGCGGCAACCGCGGCGACTCCGGCCTCTGATTCCGCGCTCCAGACCCTGGTCACCCAGCTCGAATCGCTCGACAAAAAACTGGCCTCTGCCCCCGAAGCCGGGCTGCCGGCGCTGCACGCCGCCCGCGCCGATCTGGTCGAAAAGCTGATCGCCGGGTCGGGCAATGACGAAGACCGGGCGACTTGGACGCGGCAATTGGTCGACACGGTCAGCGTCGCCGTGCAAAGCGGCCAGTACCCCGAAGGGCTGGACCGGCTGAAACGCGTGGCCGGCAAATTCGCCCGCGCCAATGAGACGCTGGCGGCCTATGCCGATTACCAGGCGATCCAAGCCGAATACGTGCTCAAGCAAACCCCGGACGCGGACTTCGAAAAGGTGCAACTGTGGTACCTGGAGGCACTGGCCGCTTTCGTCGATGCGCACCCCCGGACGATCGAATCCGCACAAGCGATGCTGCAGTTGGCGCTGGCGAAAGAGTTCGAAGACGACGAGAAAGAGGCGTTGGCGTACTACCGAAAAGTGCGTGACGGATACAAAGGCACCGAAGCCGGGGAGAAAGCCGCGGGCGCCGTGCGGCGTCTGGAGTCGGTGGGACGGAAAATCGAACTCGAAGGCACGACGCTGGACGGCAAATCGTTCAAGCTCTCACAACTGCGTGGCCGACCGGTGATCGTTCACTACTGGGCGACCTGGTGTGAACCCTGCAAGCAGGACATGAAACTGCTCAGCCGTCTGCAGGGCCGCTACAAGCGCCAAGGGCTGACGCTGGTCGGTATCAACGTCGACGCCAGACGTGGCGATGCCGAAGCGTTCGTCCGCGAAAACCGTCTGCCGTGGATTCAACTGTTCGAGGAGGGCGGTTTAGAATCGAGCCGGCTTTCCAAGGCCTTTGGTGTGCAGACGTTGCCGACGATGATGCTGGTCGACAAGGACGGCACCGTCGTGCGACACAACGTCCGCGCCGCCGAACTGGATGCCGTGATCGAAGAGATGGTGAAGTAA
- a CDS encoding glycosyltransferase family 2 protein, with product MSPTKLSIVLPVRDRQHEVVERVEHVLEGLVDLTDEVAEIIVVDDGSRDETQDILQELHAKYPQVRIARHDRPRGMEAAGQTGLERATGELVFIQESDAEMRMDDLRRLLVMSEDESVVAARAESRQEPLAPPLLRRLRQWGTDKHTTVEIRTDVSAPCSVQMIRRPHLQRLSAPKGKRYWLEGQTDRIKKVERAKVGVRLRNEAKR from the coding sequence ATGTCACCGACAAAACTATCGATCGTTCTGCCGGTTCGCGATCGGCAACATGAGGTCGTGGAGCGGGTCGAGCACGTCCTGGAAGGCCTGGTCGATCTGACCGACGAGGTCGCGGAGATCATTGTCGTCGACGACGGCAGCCGCGATGAAACGCAAGACATCTTGCAAGAGCTGCACGCCAAGTACCCCCAAGTTCGGATCGCCCGGCACGACCGGCCGCGCGGGATGGAAGCGGCCGGACAAACCGGTTTGGAACGGGCGACCGGAGAGCTGGTGTTCATTCAAGAATCGGACGCCGAGATGCGGATGGACGATCTCCGTCGGCTGCTGGTGATGAGCGAAGACGAGTCGGTCGTTGCGGCACGGGCAGAAAGTCGCCAAGAGCCGCTCGCCCCGCCGCTGTTGAGGCGTTTGCGACAATGGGGCACCGACAAGCATACGACGGTCGAAATCCGAACCGACGTGAGCGCCCCGTGCTCGGTCCAGATGATCCGCCGCCCCCATCTGCAGCGTCTCTCGGCCCCCAAAGGCAAACGTTATTGGTTGGAAGGGCAAACCGATCGAATCAAAAAGGTCGAGCGGGCGAAAGTCGGGGTACGGCTCCGCAATGAAGCGAAGCGTTGA
- the aroE gene encoding shikimate dehydrogenase — protein sequence MICVSLGRSRHTRMIGEHKHLVEQGAELVELRLDYVGRAVNLKRLMDNRPGPVVMTVRRRQDGGRWTKSEQDRLMLLRSAIVAGAEYVDIEADIASQIPRYGNTKRIISYHDFSGTPDNLEDLHAAMAEEDADIVKIATMANSFADNVRMFDLIRNAKLPTIGICMGEIGTITRILANRFGAPFTYATYSTDKKMAPGQLNWKEMTNLYDVKNINAETELFGVIADPVAHSYSPLVHNTAFKAEKMNARYLPLRVPQDDLHRFMDSVNKIGLRGISITIPHKERALDYCTQAESSANGIGAINTMVFHEDDRLGYNTDYRAAMDCIIEVMEKKDVPRENALQGVTAMVLGAGGVSRAIAWGLRQRQADVVIASRTEERARLLATEVGCRVVPWEDRHNQKVQLLINGTPVGMHPDVDKSPFNASALNQFMVVFDTVYNPENTLLVKYAKQAQCRIITGIDMFVRQAAYQFKLFTGKDAPAMLLRKTIKQATNPVQLH from the coding sequence ATGATTTGTGTCAGTCTCGGTCGCAGTCGCCACACTCGGATGATTGGCGAACACAAGCATTTGGTCGAACAAGGCGCCGAACTTGTGGAATTGCGGCTGGACTATGTCGGTCGAGCCGTCAATTTGAAACGTCTGATGGACAACCGTCCCGGCCCGGTCGTGATGACCGTCCGACGCCGCCAAGACGGGGGGCGATGGACCAAAAGCGAACAAGACCGTTTGATGCTGCTGCGTTCGGCGATCGTCGCAGGTGCTGAATACGTCGACATCGAAGCCGACATCGCGTCCCAGATTCCGCGTTACGGCAACACCAAACGCATCATCAGCTACCACGATTTTTCCGGAACGCCGGACAATCTGGAAGACCTGCATGCGGCGATGGCCGAAGAAGACGCCGACATCGTCAAGATCGCGACCATGGCGAATTCGTTTGCCGACAACGTGCGGATGTTCGATCTGATTCGCAACGCAAAACTCCCCACGATCGGGATTTGCATGGGCGAGATCGGCACGATCACGCGAATCCTGGCCAATCGATTCGGCGCCCCCTTCACCTACGCGACCTACAGCACGGACAAGAAGATGGCCCCCGGCCAGCTGAATTGGAAAGAAATGACCAATCTGTACGACGTCAAAAACATCAACGCCGAGACCGAGTTGTTCGGGGTGATCGCCGATCCGGTCGCCCACAGCTACAGCCCCCTGGTGCACAACACGGCATTCAAAGCCGAAAAAATGAACGCGCGGTACCTGCCGCTGCGGGTTCCGCAAGACGATCTGCATCGCTTCATGGACAGTGTCAACAAGATCGGACTCCGCGGGATCAGCATCACCATTCCCCACAAAGAGCGCGCGTTGGACTACTGCACCCAAGCCGAATCGAGCGCCAACGGGATCGGTGCGATCAACACCATGGTGTTTCACGAAGACGATCGCTTGGGCTACAACACCGACTATCGCGCCGCGATGGACTGCATCATCGAAGTGATGGAAAAGAAAGACGTGCCCCGCGAGAACGCGCTTCAGGGTGTCACCGCGATGGTGTTGGGCGCCGGCGGAGTCTCCCGCGCGATCGCCTGGGGGCTGCGGCAACGCCAGGCGGACGTCGTCATCGCCTCCCGCACCGAAGAACGGGCGCGACTGCTGGCCACCGAGGTCGGGTGTCGCGTGGTGCCGTGGGAAGATCGACACAACCAAAAAGTCCAGCTGCTGATCAACGGAACGCCCGTCGGCATGCACCCCGACGTCGACAAATCCCCCTTCAATGCATCGGCGCTCAACCAATTCATGGTGGTCTTCGATACCGTCTACAACCCGGAAAACACCTTGCTGGTCAAATACGCCAAGCAGGCCCAGTGCCGGATCATCACCGGAATCGATATGTTTGTCCGCCAGGCGGCCTATCAATTTAAATTGTTCACCGGGAAAGACGCGCCGGCGATGTTATTGCGAAAAACCATCAAGCAAGCGACCAATCCGGTCCAGCTTCACTGA
- a CDS encoding polyprenyl synthetase family protein — MDASETFRDRSDTVQVDADSRVSETRSETRSGAARSESRRSPPVADHPVRAPKNGTTAPPANPLLQRLYGPVAEPLAEVEAMLRSQLQSPFEGVSALLRHGVALGGKRLRPAVHLLMAEALGGVGPSNITIGAVLEMVHTATLVHDDVLDEAATRRHVPTVNAQWNNHTSILLGDYLFAQSFQLAATLDNTRTCQWVGQAARLVCEGELRQVLGRDDLEIDRDTYFDIIQGKTAELCRVACSLAAAEAGCDAETIDRLAEYGNSLGIAFQIADDFLDLWGDDEAVGKTLGTDLEQGKITLPIIRLLETATPDRRNSILKVLQGPAASRVSPIRTWLDQSDARAFTVATAAEFKQRALDAIADLPTGAAKNCLIEIAEFSIQRSF, encoded by the coding sequence ATGGACGCTTCTGAGACGTTTCGAGACCGCTCCGACACGGTACAGGTCGACGCCGACAGCCGAGTCAGCGAGACACGCAGCGAGACACGCAGCGGCGCGGCGCGGAGCGAATCCCGCCGATCCCCCCCAGTCGCCGATCACCCGGTCCGCGCACCGAAGAACGGCACCACCGCCCCCCCCGCCAACCCGCTGCTGCAGCGTCTCTATGGCCCCGTCGCCGAGCCGTTGGCCGAGGTCGAGGCAATGCTCCGCTCGCAATTGCAAAGCCCCTTCGAAGGCGTTTCGGCGCTGTTGCGTCACGGTGTCGCGCTGGGCGGCAAGCGGCTGCGGCCGGCCGTGCACTTGCTGATGGCCGAAGCGCTCGGGGGTGTCGGGCCGAGCAACATCACCATCGGAGCGGTGTTGGAGATGGTCCATACGGCGACGCTGGTGCACGACGATGTGTTGGACGAAGCCGCGACGCGCCGGCATGTCCCCACCGTCAACGCCCAATGGAACAATCACACCAGTATCCTGCTCGGCGATTATCTGTTCGCCCAAAGTTTTCAGTTGGCCGCGACGCTCGACAACACCCGCACCTGCCAGTGGGTCGGTCAAGCCGCGCGGTTGGTTTGCGAAGGCGAGCTGCGTCAAGTGCTCGGTCGCGATGATCTCGAGATCGATCGCGACACGTATTTCGACATCATCCAAGGCAAAACCGCCGAGCTGTGCCGCGTGGCCTGTTCGCTCGCCGCGGCGGAGGCCGGATGCGATGCGGAAACGATCGATCGACTTGCCGAATACGGGAACAGTCTCGGAATCGCGTTCCAGATCGCCGACGATTTCCTGGACCTTTGGGGCGACGATGAAGCGGTCGGCAAAACGCTGGGAACGGATCTGGAACAGGGAAAAATCACGCTGCCGATCATCCGCCTGCTGGAAACGGCAACCCCCGACAGGCGAAACTCCATTTTGAAAGTGCTCCAAGGTCCGGCCGCCAGCCGAGTCTCACCGATTCGCACCTGGCTCGATCAATCCGACGCCAGAGCATTCACCGTCGCGACGGCGGCCGAATTCAAGCAACGCGCCCTCGATGCGATTGCCGATCTGCCCACCGGGGCGGCCAAAAACTGCCTGATTGAAATCGCCGAGTTTTCGATCCAACGCTCGTTTTGA
- a CDS encoding Ig-like domain-containing protein yields MKVSIGFRLTFCVAVILSSAVAEEPENDLTLSLLSDSSGPVMQSTESFQLRVVDDNDEPIAGARVTPWALRSSQGHGSWTSDGDDRSETAPISTLTDEAGIAIVKYPMLRDVNERTKTIGVSVWVDHPDYVLEGSIHLDLPHDLQTAEPVVLKQGVDLFVRPMIDGEPVDPNSIVANWSDSRSWKNPGVMESVDSQTLKFPSLEIGAASVLLMCVHDDQITHSSRIVDVTLSADQRNEITVDLKPVVPIKGQLDPAVPRPIRNGRVVCWTLDPTVDYERAGFHSWSPVSENGDFVIPVWPTGEAIQLAGICDGYIGMSGEAPPEVSDPRNPDPYLRSQVIRPDQGDPVVLRMEPLLPCDITVVDEQEQPVEGVKVDSWPNIQWWNNGSQVYCDSLLRGEDMIRVRDRKRNYEAFLNEDYGLPFEIQTDQKGHATLMLPKGSQSLGIRDDRYELPAFLGRRYTKIKMVPGERSEITLTVQRKGTDHLGEWDKLAGVVFGCSTREGRRICALPEVREKMDEFAKTFREGKNQKDPKLLAEAFTIVADAFVKAGDLTESMKWRRKAAEQQSKIAAEAP; encoded by the coding sequence ATGAAGGTTTCAATCGGTTTCCGGCTAACGTTTTGCGTGGCGGTGATCCTGAGTTCCGCTGTAGCCGAGGAACCTGAAAACGATCTGACGCTTTCGCTACTCAGCGATTCATCCGGGCCCGTCATGCAGTCCACCGAATCGTTTCAGTTGCGTGTTGTTGACGACAACGACGAACCGATCGCCGGTGCCCGCGTGACACCTTGGGCATTACGCAGCAGCCAAGGGCACGGTAGCTGGACGAGCGACGGCGACGATCGCTCGGAAACCGCCCCCATATCGACGTTAACCGACGAAGCCGGCATCGCCATCGTGAAATACCCGATGCTGCGAGATGTGAACGAGCGCACGAAGACCATTGGAGTTTCTGTCTGGGTCGACCATCCCGACTATGTCCTTGAAGGATCCATCCATCTTGATCTTCCACACGATCTGCAGACCGCCGAGCCGGTAGTGCTGAAACAGGGTGTGGATCTGTTTGTTCGCCCCATGATTGACGGAGAACCTGTCGACCCAAATTCGATCGTGGCCAACTGGTCGGACAGTCGCAGTTGGAAGAATCCGGGGGTGATGGAATCAGTCGATTCGCAGACGCTGAAATTTCCGTCCTTGGAAATCGGCGCTGCCAGCGTGCTGCTGATGTGCGTCCACGATGATCAGATCACCCATTCCAGCCGGATTGTCGACGTGACACTTAGCGCCGATCAGCGCAACGAGATCACGGTTGACCTGAAGCCAGTCGTTCCGATCAAAGGCCAGTTGGATCCGGCGGTGCCGAGACCGATCCGCAATGGTCGTGTGGTGTGCTGGACGCTGGATCCAACAGTCGACTACGAACGCGCCGGATTTCATTCGTGGAGTCCAGTCTCCGAGAACGGCGATTTCGTGATCCCGGTGTGGCCGACCGGCGAAGCGATCCAGCTGGCAGGGATCTGCGACGGATACATCGGCATGTCGGGTGAAGCACCTCCCGAAGTTTCCGACCCACGCAATCCCGACCCCTATTTGCGTTCCCAAGTGATACGTCCGGATCAAGGTGATCCGGTCGTCTTGCGAATGGAGCCGCTACTCCCTTGTGACATCACCGTTGTGGACGAGCAAGAGCAGCCGGTCGAAGGCGTTAAGGTCGATTCTTGGCCCAACATCCAGTGGTGGAACAACGGATCCCAGGTTTACTGTGACTCTTTATTGCGGGGCGAAGACATGATTCGCGTTCGCGACCGTAAACGAAATTACGAGGCGTTTCTCAATGAAGACTACGGCCTTCCGTTTGAAATCCAAACCGATCAAAAAGGCCATGCCACGCTGATGCTGCCGAAGGGTTCACAAAGCCTGGGAATCCGAGACGATCGATACGAGCTGCCCGCCTTTCTGGGTCGTCGATACACGAAGATTAAAATGGTCCCTGGGGAACGTTCCGAGATCACGCTGACGGTCCAGCGGAAAGGCACGGATCATTTGGGCGAGTGGGACAAACTGGCCGGCGTCGTCTTCGGATGCTCCACACGCGAAGGCCGAAGGATCTGCGCACTGCCGGAAGTGCGCGAGAAGATGGACGAATTTGCGAAGACCTTTCGCGAAGGCAAGAATCAAAAGGACCCCAAGCTGCTGGCCGAAGCCTTCACGATCGTCGCCGACGCCTTTGTCAAAGCCGGCGACCTTACCGAATCGATGAAATGGCGCAGGAAGGCAGCCGAACAGCAGAGCAAGATCGCCGCGGAAGCACCGTAG
- a CDS encoding GNAT family N-acetyltransferase, whose amino-acid sequence MNDLPPPDPAPQVLPQLRQALPSDAAAIHALLRPFVMQRLLLSRTHAELVELTRHGFVAMVSEPSDAASPDIPSPSDPAPSDEIPPEEPAGRCVGFSAVEVYSPKLAELQSLAVHPDYQRFGVGKRLVQMCVDRARDLGIMEIMAISSSDRFLENCGFHYSLPDQKRALFQQLRPRPYEDRS is encoded by the coding sequence TTGAACGATCTTCCGCCACCCGATCCCGCGCCGCAGGTTTTACCGCAACTGCGACAGGCATTGCCCAGCGATGCCGCGGCAATCCATGCCCTGTTGCGCCCCTTTGTGATGCAACGGCTGCTGCTTTCGCGGACCCACGCCGAACTGGTCGAACTGACCCGACACGGTTTCGTCGCGATGGTCAGCGAACCGTCCGATGCGGCCTCGCCCGACATCCCATCACCGAGCGACCCGGCACCGAGCGACGAAATCCCGCCCGAAGAACCGGCCGGGCGCTGCGTCGGTTTTTCCGCGGTCGAGGTCTACAGCCCCAAGCTCGCCGAACTGCAAAGCCTGGCCGTGCACCCCGATTACCAGCGATTCGGCGTCGGCAAGCGCCTGGTCCAGATGTGCGTCGACCGGGCCAGAGATCTAGGCATCATGGAAATCATGGCCATCAGCTCCTCCGATCGCTTCCTGGAAAACTGTGGCTTTCACTACTCGCTCCCCGACCAGAAGCGAGCCCTGTTCCAACAGCTCCGCCCCCGGCCGTACGAGGATCGGAGCTGA
- a CDS encoding response regulator, with protein sequence MKVFTTGQVAKICKVAPRTVSKWFDSGRLKGYRIPGSQDRRIPREYLIKFLKEHGMPLGDLEDEAMAKCLIVAQDQVLIENLKRELPPEKSFKVAVAASGFEAGIQAESFTPDCIIVDFSIGKIEAVQICQNLRKNADFTDVILIALLPDDGQPMSFDRSSINETFKKPFDAHLLAERLRTLVGAKKELV encoded by the coding sequence ATGAAGGTCTTTACGACTGGACAGGTCGCCAAGATTTGCAAAGTCGCACCCCGAACTGTTTCAAAATGGTTCGATTCGGGGCGTTTGAAAGGCTACCGAATCCCAGGATCACAAGATCGTCGTATTCCGCGTGAATACCTGATCAAGTTCCTGAAGGAGCACGGCATGCCGTTGGGTGACTTGGAGGACGAAGCGATGGCCAAGTGCCTGATCGTCGCCCAAGATCAAGTTTTGATCGAAAACTTGAAGCGAGAATTACCGCCGGAAAAATCGTTCAAGGTCGCCGTGGCGGCGAGCGGTTTCGAAGCCGGGATTCAAGCCGAAAGCTTCACGCCAGATTGCATCATCGTGGACTTTTCGATCGGCAAGATCGAAGCCGTACAGATTTGCCAGAACCTGCGCAAAAATGCGGATTTCACCGATGTCATTCTGATCGCGCTGTTGCCCGATGACGGCCAGCCGATGAGTTTTGATCGAAGCAGCATCAACGAGACGTTCAAAAAACCGTTCGACGCCCATCTGTTGGCTGAACGACTGAGAACGCTCGTCGGAGCAAAGAAAGAACTGGTGTGA
- the moaC gene encoding cyclic pyranopterin monophosphate synthase MoaC, which yields MPSSHFDADGNVHMVDVSAKNVTRRIATASSRISMNAQAAELVRQGASRKGDVLAVARLAAIAATKWTPHLIPLCHAIPIESAEVDFQWADETAPPQPTSPPQLICRVTCATSGKTGIEMEALTGASVAALTVYDMLKSVDRAMQIGPTQLEGKEGGQSGTFVRNPGTHS from the coding sequence ATGCCTTCCAGCCACTTCGACGCCGATGGCAACGTCCACATGGTCGACGTCTCGGCCAAAAACGTCACCCGACGCATCGCCACCGCCTCGTCGCGGATCTCCATGAATGCCCAAGCCGCCGAACTGGTCCGGCAGGGGGCCAGCCGCAAAGGCGATGTGCTGGCGGTCGCCCGCCTGGCCGCCATCGCGGCGACCAAGTGGACACCCCACCTGATCCCCCTCTGTCACGCGATCCCGATCGAGTCCGCCGAAGTCGACTTTCAATGGGCCGACGAAACCGCCCCGCCCCAGCCGACATCGCCCCCGCAGCTGATTTGTCGCGTCACCTGCGCGACGTCGGGAAAGACCGGCATCGAAATGGAAGCCCTGACCGGCGCCAGTGTCGCCGCGTTGACGGTTTACGATATGCTCAAATCCGTCGATCGAGCGATGCAGATCGGACCGACGCAACTGGAAGGGAAAGAAGGTGGCCAGTCAGGGACGTTCGTGCGAAATCCGGGGACGCATTCGTAA
- a CDS encoding outer membrane protein assembly factor BamB family protein, translated as MMSSKTRWMFALPPAVRIPVIGLICIAIWGDTDRGFAQESDWAFPRGDAAASGATTAQLPDELQVAWEFNAEEAIESTPIVIGDQVFVADVMGKIYCLARRDGQERWRKDYQTGFLASPVIAGDRLVIGDYDGNLYALSVKDGSQLWTQTTDGEISGSAAIYDDKVLVACQDGKLYCFELASGEPVWTYAAEDQIQCSPTIAGDRTFLGGCDAKLHVVDLNTGKADGEGMPLEGPTGSTPAIRGELAILPTHDGSVFAFDWKNRKQLWRYEDPLQVQEYRNSAAVSGQVAVVSSQRKQVDALDLKTGKRIWRHTLRRFADASPVIAGNDVWIAATDGRLLRLSLADGTLKWSYEIRGSFVAAVAVTDTELFVADDDGVVRCFRGKE; from the coding sequence ATGATGAGTTCGAAAACGCGATGGATGTTCGCTTTGCCCCCTGCGGTCCGGATCCCCGTGATCGGATTGATTTGCATCGCGATCTGGGGAGACACCGACCGGGGATTTGCCCAGGAATCGGACTGGGCCTTTCCCCGTGGCGACGCCGCCGCGTCGGGGGCGACCACGGCACAGCTGCCCGACGAATTGCAGGTGGCGTGGGAATTCAACGCCGAGGAGGCGATCGAATCGACTCCGATCGTGATCGGCGATCAGGTGTTCGTCGCCGATGTGATGGGGAAAATCTACTGCCTGGCGCGTCGCGACGGACAGGAACGGTGGCGGAAAGATTATCAAACCGGATTCCTGGCCTCGCCGGTGATCGCCGGAGACCGCCTGGTCATCGGCGACTACGACGGCAACCTGTACGCATTATCAGTCAAAGACGGCAGTCAGCTGTGGACCCAAACGACCGACGGCGAGATCAGCGGCTCGGCGGCAATTTACGACGACAAGGTGCTGGTCGCCTGCCAGGACGGCAAGCTGTACTGTTTCGAGCTGGCGAGCGGAGAACCGGTTTGGACCTACGCCGCCGAAGACCAGATCCAATGCTCTCCCACGATCGCGGGCGATCGGACATTTCTGGGCGGTTGTGATGCCAAACTGCACGTGGTCGATTTGAACACGGGCAAGGCCGATGGGGAGGGGATGCCGCTGGAAGGCCCGACCGGCAGCACGCCGGCGATCCGCGGTGAACTCGCCATCCTGCCGACCCACGACGGCTCGGTGTTTGCCTTTGACTGGAAGAACCGGAAACAGCTGTGGCGCTACGAAGACCCGCTGCAGGTCCAAGAGTATCGCAACAGTGCCGCGGTCTCCGGACAGGTCGCCGTCGTCAGCAGCCAGCGCAAGCAAGTCGATGCGCTCGACCTGAAGACGGGCAAACGGATCTGGCGACACACCCTGCGGCGATTCGCCGACGCGTCCCCGGTGATCGCCGGCAACGACGTCTGGATTGCGGCGACCGACGGACGGTTGTTGCGGCTCTCACTGGCCGACGGAACGCTGAAGTGGAGCTATGAGATTCGCGGCAGCTTCGTCGCCGCTGTCGCCGTCACCGACACCGAGCTGTTCGTCGCCGATGATGACGGCGTGGTCCGCTGCTTCCGGGGTAAGGAGTAG